TTCATCACCATCcgctaacataaattttttattaaaaattttttacaacttttgatgctccagttaaatatttttaaatacattttgtaaagcgcaatgcTTAAGATGATTATTAATAGGATCCAAAATCTTTTGTAAGATTCGGCATCTTCATTATCtgcgtctaaggtttcaatgatgtggtcttctctaacatcgccgtcgagcatatcagccaTGTACGTTTCTCGTATCCTTTGATATAAGATGCTACACTTCATCGCCATCCTcgttaacataattttttatctttataattccTTTTGGCGCTGCGACCAccagttgaatattttaaatacattctgtaaagcgcaatgcgtaagATGATTTCCGCATCGCATGGTATtaatagtatctaaaatatttaaagattcaatatcttcataatcagcgtctaaggtttcaatggtgtaatcttctctaacatcatcgtcgagcatatcagccaaccatgcacatttctcatatcctttgaCGTATATAAGACGTGACACTTCATCACCGCCTACACCTGTTACagctgttgtaattaattgttttgccaTGTTGTATGGCACAGTTCCTTCTTCCCATGACAATGCgtgatgatattttattgtccaagaaatgcatgatttttcagattgtttcaaaaaattccatggcactggatttttaaagatgtaatgAGTTAGAACAGTACCCTTTCTTAGCACTGCAacttcttttacaataaatcgccGCCCAATATTAAAACCTTGAAGATCAACAAACGTTGGCGCAATCATGATGATGAACGCGTGTTTGAAACAATAATGACGTGTAGATAAAATTGCTtctttatatatgataaaaactgctgatatagcaatttttataagaccTTGCGCACAACGTTAGACAGTGGACTATATTCAACTATGCGATCGTGTAAAATAAGACAATATGCGGTTGTATTCGCAGGAACATTTTCCTTGCAATCAAATTCTAATCGCACGTCTACAGTGGCGCTTTTGATTGACTCGTTCTGTCGAGAGCAATCGATAACAACAAATGGTCCATATGATAGAAATGCTGCTACATTGCAAAAAGCCTCATAAGAACTGTTGCCATAATAAGCtttacgaaaacgtatatacatatcataaagaatggcgtatctttttttgtcaaaatctaaattcagatcatcatatggataatattcagagttgagaaaaagtttcacatttgttaatttacaatcatcaaaaatggttgattttttagacataacgtttttgcgatcggtttgcagagcaaagataacgtATCGAGGTTTTTCAAGTTGCGTTGCAGCCTTGACGGCCCAAGAATGTTTTGTAGTACTCTGCAAAAGAGGATATTCATACaaatcccatgagcgaaaagtCATGCTTAAATATCGCCCACTATCCAAAGTTCGCAGCatggataatttattgaccTCATTTAATATGACATGAGACATTCGCCActgtattttatgcaattcaatttctggctctaatttcgaatctcctataatggaattattatcattgcgagcgcgtattaaaattaattcatggcgAGCGTTGACAACCACTCGTTTATAATCTTCACAGAAACCTAACAATATGCTGAGGggtacacaaaaattaaagaatccttCTGACGTAGTTGATGTTTCACTCCATCCAGCATTTTGCAGCATCATAGCATTATCAGATGttagcgatatataatttttaagagtgctagttattccaacgtttctgttgCGATCAATTTCTACACCATTGAGTTCATAACGGATTTCATCGAACATAAACgctacacaattatttcctaGCGCAGCTGTTAACTTATcgtcaggttttttttttttttttttccctcaataTAGAGAAAACTGTCACATGGCAACGTATACAAATCCTGTTGTTGTATTGGTATCCGTATTTCATCACTATATCCAAACGTTGTGTTAGCATATGGGTTGTATGTatgagtttcaattttaacaatactatTGTCAAAGATCGGCTTATcatcaataatcaatatatcagCCATTTTAGATGTTGCACACAATGAAACccaatgattttaaaaattctacgtttgatgtagtaagttttttcttcaataattgaaCCCCTTTGGTGGAAGCTGCGTATTTAGTTTGTCTCACGTTCGatgttttattcaaaacgagcatCTCACACTAAAGTCGTCTCCGCACATGCAGTCTCACGGTAATTTCTTCGCCACGAAAATCAAGCAATCGTCCGTTCTGATCTACAATGCGAATCGTCAAATCAGTAACGCTTCGTACGACGACTGGAAGGTAAATGATCTgtgttggagtttcagatatcttatatCCAGGTGGAACCttaggtgaaaattcatgtattgtatgtacacGTTTTCCATTACTGTATGCACCCCCCGTTACACTGCATTCAATGcgaataacatttacattgataatttgtatcgGTGCATCCGATTCATGCCAACGTAACGGCTCGAGTATGCGATCTGATGAAAATCCTAACAACGATCCAATGTTGCATggtttggtgaaatttatttgataaatacacttaatctcgcttttcatcgtattgttattagctttaatcgttaaaggataatctttttcatcattaCCATATGAAATCGCGTTCTTTGCAACATCATTGATATGAAGCTCGTCGAGCGTACGTTTTAGATATTCGGCAATATCGCATAGTTCATATGAGCCGTCGGGAATGGTAATACTTTCtccatcattatcatcatcggCATTATTGAAatagaatgtattatttgatgagtttacattaggaattgtaaaatacgtttcaaaatcagCCAGCCCGAGTTCATATTCTCCATCGCTTAAATCTATAGCGGGAAAGTAGCTCACCGCGAGGATACTACTTTTGCCCGATAACGTGAGCGTCAGCGACATGTTTGATACTGAGTTTACAGCGCATAATGTTTGTTCTTAAATTGTGTATCAATCGTGTGTAGAAACTGTAGACACAATTGCCCACAGTTGTTTTGATTATATCGTTGATATGGtaagcgattatattcaatttgtgTTGCATCATTCCCCAGATATCGAGCAAGTTCTTGTGGCGGTCGAAGATTACCAAAACTATCAAAATACATAGCgcgatttcctcttttcgcaTATGCCACCCAGTGGGTACCTAATCCTTCaactttatctaaattcacaataccgctctcgttttgaTGTATTCCCCCAATCGGTAAAGTGTCACGCATAAAAACGCCtctaaaatatggaatgcgcATGTGTTTCGCTAATTGTCGCAACTGTATATCGGTAGTAGCACCTTTGGGAAGTTTCAACGTCTcatcgacgtttttttttttcctttcttatttccattattttttcgaaCTCCACCACCACGTTTGTATGGAGCGAGATAAACACCGCGACCTTCCATGGCGTAATTGTGACGTTTCATTTCTTCAAGTTGGCGTTGTGAggcttttttatcatttacagctTTTGCGATTCCTGCGGCTCCACCAGCGAGCGAACCGATAGCACCCAGTAAGGGCAGAAGCGGTATAACGCCACCACGTTTTGCTATCGGAAGTGTTCGTTTCTtcaccgttttcttcttcagcgTATTCTTCCTCGCTACACATAAGCCCATACCAAGTTTCGTTTTTGCTTTCATAGCTGCCCATACGGTCGTGGCTGCGGCCTTTTCACCAAAACTTGAATCTTCTGCGTTAATACGTTGCAGCGCTTTATTGGCAAGAATATTGTCAGCCACGTGGCGCTCTGCGAGATTGTTGCTACGTAAGTAGGCTATATCGTGATCGCGACAAGCCGCATCCAACGGATTAATTCCACGATCTCCTCTGGCAAATCGTTCGTTTAATCGAGTTCCTGGGCCGCAAAACTGGTACCCTGGTATGTGCAATTCAAACGGAAGTGCGTTAATCGCTCTGTTTAACAAGCCTCGCCCATTTTTCTCAGACATTCaatacagttttttattaatggcgcaGGACCGTCAACATGCGTTTCAtaactcaataaattataatgttttaaacatcgACGGTATTGTTGAACATCTAAATCAGCCTTTAAGTGTTCAGGAAGCTTATTCCACAAATAGTCAATATGTTGCGAAAATCGttgtaataagaatatttttggaatatgTTGTAGTTGTTCAGCGGTTAAATCACAGATATTACAATCGTCCGACAGCAACAAAAACATAGTGAATActgagcgtttaatttttatgcacacaactataaatatatcagcaTGGATGATATTGATCTCATTTAGAAGGTAGAATGCGGTTCATACAGCAAGCGCCACCAATCAAGGTGGTGAATTTCGATGACAAGTTATTATCCGAGTGTGTGTTACATAGACATGGAAACATGTTACCGAGTTCTATTCGCGCTATCATTTGTGGTCCATCAAATTGCGGCAAaactaatgtattaataagtctgttggaaagtccgcatggtatacgatttgaaaacgtttatgtatactcgaaatcgttgcaacaaccaaaatatcagtatttgaaaaagatattggcaccaatagaagaaattaattatttcacattttcaaataatattgatgttgttccaccgagcgaagcacttccgaattctatatttatttttgatgacaTAGCATGTGATAAGCAGGATGCGGTAAGAGAATACTTTGCAATGGGGCGACACGCGAACGTTGacagtttttatctttgtcaaacgtatgcgaaaataccgaagcatcttatacgtgacaatacgaattttttaattctatttaaacaagatgttacaaatatgaaacatatatataatgatcatgttaacactgatatgtcattcgaagattttgataaattgtgTCGAATATGTTGGCAACAAAAGTATGGATTTGTGGTGATTGATAAGGACAGTGCTATTTCAAACGGTCGCTATAGAAAGGGATTTAACGACTTCGTGGTATCATAATGTAATCAGTTGTTGTTGATACACCGATTGATAACTGTCAAGCTCAATATGAATAACAACAGTGAACttaaaaatcgagagataattgcgaagaaaattgctcaAACGAGTGATtcgattcgcaaaaagtatCATGCCATGAAGACGGGAAAGATGGAAGAAGATATCGCGTTGGAGCGACATTTTAAACCCATCGTTGAGCCTCTTAAACAGATTGTGGAAAACACCGTTGGAAACAACGAAGTTGAATCAGCCATATCAAAGAACGACTCATattttctggaaaaaaaagatgttttaacaccaaaacaaaaacgattaattacggTATCACCAATATCATtacctgaagaaaaagaagaaagtagatcgacaccaaaacggaatcgattaataaatacatcgcTGATATCTTTATTGGGAGAAGAAGATGAAAGTAGATTGACACCAAAACGAAAACGATCAAATGCAACGTCACCGATAACAGCATCGACTCCAATTAAATCAGCGTTAAAACAATCACGCACCATACCGTCCACATTAAACGAGACGCCTAAGTTCGCGCAACAacgaaatttttcatcaaGGGAACGTTCACACTCACATTCCATTGAAGACGTTTTCGATACCGCAGACGAACCGTTGGTAACATCTATTCGACAAAAGTTGCGAACATCAGAAGGTTGGAAGACTCTTCAAACTCATTATGGACCGTTGGGGCAAAAGTATCTAGGCGCTGTTTAAGCGgaaaaaatctattaacatcgatagcgtttacggagtttatttcaacgacaaTGGAACGATGATTGGCAACAAGCGTgttgatttagataaaaatgataatatattgatagatggtaaaaagtatCCTGGAACAGTGGGACTTtacgaattgatttttatgagaTTTCCCGATGAGAGCAGTTATACTGAtaccgataaagaaaattataaaagtatactcATGGCAACGAATGCACATAAACGTGACTACAAttctcaaaatcaagtaaagagtaacaaaggtcacaaatataagaatataatcgctcctgtgctgagtaaaaaaattggacaaggtataccatacgctgtaacattaaacaataataaaatcgattatgttcattgggatgatccaaacgagctcgtagatcgtcttcgattgctcgAAGCCTCACGCTATGCAGGTcataacgctcacgacaatgagattttatcaattattgaggAACTTCGCGAAGTGgggcttattataaattgaagtatgcatacacaatttaatcatttgatATCGAAATGCCGATTAACAAGTTTGGAACATTGCTTAAAGATGGTGGAGGAAGCAATACTAATCaacattatcgatataatgcgtTAGTTAGAAATTACGTGCGCGATAACGCTCTTTGTGTAACATCCACCGATTACGACGCGCGATCATGCAAAATTAAGCATGTAGCTGAACCTTTGGACGATGATGATGCTGTCAACAAACAATatgttcaacaaaatttacagattttaaagaatgaaattgtggaacttaataataatgttcaacagaatgtgcagaatttaaaagatcaaCTAAATGAActgaataagaaaatagaaatactacAGAGTAGTCTACAGGTTGTGGTAAACACgcttcgcaataaatttattcgcggtgaacagaattaaacagctgccgttgccgtttgttgttgccgttgccgttgccgttgccgttgccgttgccgttgccgtttctTGTTAATACCGTTTTGTTATCGTTTTCGGTGTTGCTATTGttcatatttatgaaaaaaattttttaatagtgcgGTAAATCTCATAGctttaaaaatgtcaaagaaaataagctcagaaaaactacaattggtaaacgaattgcatacaccggcgagaagaaatttttctcgaaggcgtGTCATAGTGCGCGGGTATGATGACTTGTGGCAAGCTGATGTGGTCGAGATGCGTCCATACACACGTGTCAACCAAGGTTACCACTACATATTCACCGTTATCGATGTGCTGAGCAAGCATGCATGGGCTGTACcattaaagacaaaaagcggtatcgaagttgcaacagcgattgcaaagatctttcgcaataataaaagatgtccgaataatcttcaaactgataaaggaaaagaattttacaacgcaaacgtacaaaaactcttaaaaaaacataatattaaccaTTATTCTACATACACTGTAATGAAAGCGTCAGTTGTCGAACGATTTAATCGAACGCTTAAAAACGCTATGTGGAAAATGTTTACACtcaatggaaattataaatggctTGATTCACTGCAGCAGCTTGTTTTGGATTATAATATGCGAAAACATCGAACTATTGGTATGCGACCTGTCGATGTTACCCCTGCAAACGCAGGCAAACTCTTGGCAACGGTCTACAACCGCATAAAGATTGCTGCTCCAGCACGGTTTAAAACTGGCGATTCAGTACGTGTTAGCAAATtcaaaacaatatttgaaaaaggctATACACCAAATTGGACTACGGAAGTATTTACAATCGTCAAAGTGCAAAAAACTAATCCTGTGACATACTTGTTGGAGGATTCTTGTGGAAAACCTATCGCTGGAGGATTCTATGAACAGGAATTGCTTCACGTAAATAATCCTGATGTATATCTTGTTGAAAAAGTGTTACGAAAACaaggaaataatgtttatgtaaAGTGGCTGGGATTCAATAATTCACATAACTCATGGATATGCaagaataacgttttataagaattttatataattaaaaatttttttattaacaatataatgtataatgtataatgtataatatataaaaattttttacaacggtattttataatgcccCCATGGTAATGTTTCAATAGAAtcctgtataatatatcgtttatcaTCATATGGACTTAAAGCAGTTTTTTCCTATATAGTATACACTTCGTGCAGCTTAGATCTTATACATGTTTGCTGACGcgtcatttctatttcctccttCAAGCATCGTGTGTAATCATCAAACGTTATCTTCTTGGCGACAACATTACTCTTAACacctttaatctttttgtatctttttaccatctactcgtaatgcatacatttttgctcgAAGTCCAATAAATTCAGTCATGATCGCTCCAttgttttcatctttcatcaaacctggtacttttttattgacttGTGGAATACCATACACATTGTCACAAGCGTAATCACTTGTatcaaatctattaatatcacgtttcaTAATCTCATAAACATCTTCACACTCTATATGATATATAAGACTGTCTGTGtcagtatacataattttacatttattttgataaagaggTTGCATGTACTCATgatgaaattcatataaacatGTTTTAGATATGTCCAGAATGCACATTCCAACATAgatcggtttattaaatttcacttcAAGTTTGCGCATTTCAATCGCTACCAGATTTTCGGCGAAAATGCTACGACTATGAAAATTCGGTTTTGAGATCAATGCCTCAGCACCAAATCTGCCCTCCCAATGTGTTACGAGCCTTACATCAACATGATTACGCACGTTCTCCATAGTTTTTCCAAATACtgcattattcattaatttatacaagttttttcaaaatcatttttgCAAGCGTTCTAAATTTGGTATTAAGTTCTATATAAACACGTAGCCATGGggattgtttaaattgtaatatgcgatgtatttttgtaagatgCAGTCCATGATTAATACATTGCTGtaaattgcgataatgaatgatgtaacGCTTCTTATCATATAAGGTTGCGAGAAGCTTGTCCTGCCGCTTACCGGGTGGCTTATCGCGCGTTGGACAGAATGGTAGGTCGGCATGCGCATCGTGTAAACGTTGTGAATACTCTAAATCAACCTCGAAAATATAACCATTGGGTGAGTCTGGTGGCACACTCATCACATCGAAATTAGAAACATTGTCAACCCATTGAAAATCGGCATATGGTAGCGGTTGACACATCGCCCAtccatacaaattattaacatcaaaatacattaaatatgttgatgattttaatgaatcatatgactgcatatatttattattggcacATGCATATCTGCTTGAGCATTGACTTAAACcaccgcgtataccgcgttcaaTAAACATAACCATATCAATGTCAGTAAGAAGTTCAAATTTTACACCCGTgtgttttaacatcgcgtcccacgtaaAACCTGGTAAGGTGTAATAATATGCGGGGTCAAGTTTGTAACTCACTATACAGCTGTCTctaaagttttcaaatatgtcaGCTAATAATAAGACAtctgtttttaaatacagatcaCTGTATTCTCCGAGCGTTTGAATTGAGAATCGTTGCCAGATATCTATAGCGTGTGCATAATCATTTTCGGATACTGTATCATCAGTCAATGAGCTGTAAAATGATTCACGTGGAGGCAAACAtacatcttccaatttttcaatactatcaacatat
The nucleotide sequence above comes from Cardiocondyla obscurior isolate alpha-2009 unplaced genomic scaffold, Cobs3.1 scaffold43_0_327834, whole genome shotgun sequence. Encoded proteins:
- the LOC139112713 gene encoding uncharacterized protein — protein: MADILIIDDKPIFDNSIVKIETHTYNPYANTTFGYSDEIRIPIQQQDLYTLPSFMFDEIRYELNGVEIDRNRNVGITSTLKNYISLTSDNAMMLQNAGWSETSTTSEGFFNFCVPLSILLGFCEDYKRVVVNARHELILIRARNDNNSIIGDSKLEPEIELHKIQWRMSHVILNEVNKLSMLRTLDSGRYLSMTFRSWDLYEYPLLQSTTKHSWAVKAATQLEKPRYVIFALQTDRKNVMSKKSTIFDDSYYGNSSYEAFCNVAAFLSYGPFVVIDCSRQNESIKSATVDVRLEFDCKENVPANTTAYCLILHDRIVEYSPLSNVVRKVL
- the LOC139112714 gene encoding uncharacterized protein — translated: MPINKFGTLLKDGGGSNTNQHYRYNALVRNYVRDNALCVTSTDYDARSCKIKHVAEPLDDDDAVNKQYVQQNLQILKNEIVELNNNVQQNVQNLKDQLNELNKKIEILQSSLQVVCGKSHSFKNVKENKLRKTTIGKRIAYTGEKKFFSKACHSARQLVLDYNMRKHRTIGMRPVDVTPANAGKLLATVYNRIKIAAPARFKTGDSVRVSKFKTIFEKGYTPNWTTEVFTIVKVQKTNPVTYLLEDSCGKPIAGGFYEQELLHVNNPDVYLVEKVLRKQGNNVYVKWLGFNNSHNSWICKNNVL
- the LOC139112715 gene encoding uncharacterized protein; this translates as MADFTRDELENFNKATHCHICEKPFVSDDIRVRDHCHLTGRYRGPAHSNCNINYMDSNCIPIVFHNLSGYDAHFIIKEIATAYEGTIELLPITKEKYISFTKNVKSTTDNRNNCIKLRFIDSFKFLNTSLEKLASFLSKDKLRVSRYEFSNLTNENFDLLTRKGVFPYEYVDSIEKLEDVCLPPRESFYSSLTDDTVSENDYAHAIDIWQRFSIQTLGEYSDLYLKTDVLLLADIFENFRDSCIVSYKLDPAYYYTLPGFTWDAMLKHTGVKFELLTDIDMVMFIERGIRGGLSQCSSRYACANNKYMQSYDSLKSSTYLMYFDVNNLYGWAMCQPLPYADFQWVDNVSNFDVMSVPPDSPNGYIFEVDLEYSQRLHDAHADLPFCPTRDKPPGKRQDKLLATLYDKKRYIIHYRNLQQLFGKTMENVRNHVDVRLVTHWEGRFGAEALISKPNFHSRSIFAENLVAIEMRKLEVKFNKPIYVGMCILDISKTCLYEFHHEYMQPLYQNKCKIMYTDTDSLIYHIECEDVYEIMKRDINRFDTSDYACDNVYGIPQVNKKVPGLMKDENNGAIMTEFIGLRAKMYALRVDGKKIQKD